TTGGCATAACCGTTTAAAATTGAGCAATTCTTTATCTCTTAGCGCGGAAGAAACTCAAGCTAAATTAGACGCTGGTGATGATTATGTTATTCGTTTTAAGAGTCCGCAAGATGAAACCTTGCATTTAACAGATATTATTCGTGGCGATATAAAAATTGATACCAATGTTTTAGATGATAAAGTATTATTTAAAAGTGATGGTATGCCAACCTATCATTTAGCTAATATTGTAGACGATCATTTAATGGAAATCTCACATGTTATTCGTGGAGAAGAATGGTTGCCGTCTTTAGCATTACACTACCAATTATACAAAGCATTTGGTTGGGAAGCTCCAGAATTTGCGCATTTACCCCTTATTTTAAAACCAACAGGAAAAGGAAAATTAAGCAAGCGCGATGGCGATAAATTAGGTTTCCCTGTGTTTCCGTTACAATGGACAGACCCTAAAACCAACGAAGTATCTAGAGGTTATAAAGAAGATGGTTATTTTCCCGATGCTATGATTAATTTCTTAGCTTTTTTAGGATGGAACCCAGGAACAGAACAAGAAATTTTTAATCTTGAAGAACTTATTGAAGCCTTCGATTTAGAGAAAGTAAACAAATCTGGCGCACGTTTCGATCCCGATAAAATTAAATGGTTTAACCACCATTATATGCAAGAGCAATATAATGAAGATTTAGCTGAAGCTTTTAAAAATAGCCAAGTTGAACTATCTGAAATTGATGTTGAATACATAGCTTTAGTTGTTGGCTTAATAAAAGAACGCGCCACTTTTGTGTCCGACTTTTGGAACTTAAGTCATTTCTTTTTTACGGCACCAACATCGTATGATGAAAAGGCTTCTAAAAAAGCCCTTAAAGAAGGTACTGATGCTATTATGAATCAAGTAATTTCTATTATAAATACTATTGAAGATTTTACTGTAGAAAACCTTCAAACCGAAATTAAAGGCTGGATAACCTCTAACGACATTAGTTTTGGTAAAGTTATGATGCCTTTACGATTAGCATTAGTAGGTGCTTTACAAGGACCTGATGTGTTTGATATTATGTATATGATTGGAAAAAATGAAACGGTTAAGCGTATTGAGAATATTGTAAAAACACTGTAATTAAAACTAAAGTTATAGTACAAATTATTAAACCTCTCCATAGAAATATGGGGAGGTTTTTTGTTGAACTTGAATTGAATTTATCAGAAAAAATAGCTAACTTCGTTAAACGTCTGATATTAAACATTAAAACGATTTCTTATCATTATAGTTGTGTTTCATACTTAAAAACGTTTAGCGTAAAAAAATGAAGAAAGAAATAAAACTTCTAAAATGAATCCAGAGGAGGAATTGAAATTAGAAATACTACAACTACACGATTTATATTGGTTCAGTTATTTAAAAGGAGACATTTCAGTAATGGCTGATTTACTGTCTGAAGAATATACGCAAATAGGTAGTGCAGAGCGTGAGGTTTTTTTTAATAAAAAAGAAGCCGTTCAATTTCTATATGAAACGATTGACCAAGTAGCTCACAAATTTGAAATGCGAAACAGAAATACTTCTATTGAGTTACTGAACGATACTTTTATAGTTTATGAATTATGCGATGCGTATGCACTTGTAGATAAAAAATGGCTGTTTTATAATAAATTTAGATCCACTACCCTACTCAAAAAAGAGAAGCTTGGATGGAAATTTATTCATCAACACAGCTCATTTTCAGATAGTGGAACATCTGAAGGTCAAAATATATCTATTGAAAAAATTACGGCTGAAAACCAGCACCTTCAAAATGCCGTAAAACAACGAACCATTGAATTGGAGGAACAGGCAACAATTTTGGAACAGGCTAATTTTGATTTGAAGAACTCTTTAAAAGAATTGCAATCAAAAAACCTGATTATAGAAGAACAAAAAAAGGCTTTACTTCAATTAGATGCTGCTAAAACACGATTTTTTGCGAACGTATCACATGAATTACGAACACCGCTTACGCTAATTCTTTCTCCTCTTAGCACAGCGTTAAACAGCAAAATACTTGATGATGAAAATAAAGCCTTAATTTCTCTTGCCAAAGAACAAACCAATGAATTGTTAGAGCTCGTTAATGAAATACTCGACTTAACAAAATTGGAATCTAATAAAATGAAGATTAAGGAAGAACCTACCGACGTGTATCAACTAATGCGGCGACTCATTTCAACTTTTGAATCTTATGCCAAACAAAAAAATATCAATTTAATATTTGAGTTTGCTAAAAATATGCCGCATGGCCTAATGTTAGACAAATTGAAAATCGAACGCATTTTCAATAATTTATTATCCAACGCCTTAAAATTCACGCCTATAAACGGAACCATTACCGTAACCATAAAAGACA
The nucleotide sequence above comes from Flavobacteriaceae bacterium HL-DH10. Encoded proteins:
- the gltX gene encoding glutamate--tRNA ligase, with translation MTNNVRVRFAPSPTGPLHIGGVRTALFNYLFAKKHNGTFILRIEDTDQNRYVEGAEHYIIDALNWCNMPFDEGPGKNERFGPYRQSERKHLYKQYADELIANGNAYYAFDTAETLDFHRKDHEAKGKTFIYNWHNRLKLSNSLSLSAEETQAKLDAGDDYVIRFKSPQDETLHLTDIIRGDIKIDTNVLDDKVLFKSDGMPTYHLANIVDDHLMEISHVIRGEEWLPSLALHYQLYKAFGWEAPEFAHLPLILKPTGKGKLSKRDGDKLGFPVFPLQWTDPKTNEVSRGYKEDGYFPDAMINFLAFLGWNPGTEQEIFNLEELIEAFDLEKVNKSGARFDPDKIKWFNHHYMQEQYNEDLAEAFKNSQVELSEIDVEYIALVVGLIKERATFVSDFWNLSHFFFTAPTSYDEKASKKALKEGTDAIMNQVISIINTIEDFTVENLQTEIKGWITSNDISFGKVMMPLRLALVGALQGPDVFDIMYMIGKNETVKRIENIVKTL